The nucleotide window ttgttcagtataaaatacTATTTTCTTTGCCCCGAAAGGTGTTTACTGGACCTTTGATGGTTGCCCGGGAGACAGCCTTCACCAGATGGTTTTGGATGATGCAGGTGTAGCTGTCGTTCAATGTAATTTGCTGAAGGGAGCTGATGAATCGGGTTATCCCGGCGGAGTTGTTGAAAAAGCTAGTTTCACTCTTGTTTAGGATGTTGTCATTGACGTCCAACCAGAGGACATCTGGTTTTGGgaaccatctctctccctctgctgtcaGGGTAGTGTTGACCCACTTCAATTTGGGGGCTGAGAAAGCTGAAATGAAGCATATTTTAAGAAAAGCTACTTTGTGTGTAGTTCTACAAATATGAATTGTGAAATATTGAGAATGCCTAAGACTTGGCTTCTTACCTGCAACTCTGAGGTTAACACTGGCAGTCCCTGAGCCACTAGGGGCATTCACACTGCAGTAGTACACCCCCTCATCTTTCATTTTCACGTTCCTCAGCAACATAGAGGCATTGCCTCCACCTATGGCGTCTGAGAACAGCTGGGTTCTATCTTTAAACTGGGGGTTCTGCTCCGTCAGCTGGACTGCTCCTTTATTGTAATTGTACACCACTTCGCTGAGTCCCTTCTTCTTCCATGTGATTGACACCTGACTGGTCAATTCCCCACTGTTAGTTGAAGTCTTGAACTTGCAACTCAGGATGACATCCTCCCCCAGGTTCCCGATGGGCCACTTGTTATTGCTATCCACAGTGCCCTGGGAACCCCCTAAACCCTTAACTAAAAGGACAGCACACAGCAAAAGAGAACACAACATACAGGAGATTTGATtaacacagagatactgtgtgcAGTTCATACAGACTATTGTTACCCACATACActggcacagacacagacaggtacGCATGCACTCTCACGTGTGCTCAAATGCATGTTACATGTTAACAGAGACATGACATGGATATTGACAATGAGGATGACACAAGTGAGTACACAGTAtttttaaataaaggtcaaaaaaataaataataataataatatatgggTTTTTCAATAAACTATTGTACCAGTGAGCATATCTTGTAGTAGACAACTGTTTGGAGCTGTTACAAAGTCATTAAGaatcatttgtattttttttcatgtGAATAAATTAAGATATAAAGGGGGAACATTGATACATTTAATATAATTCATAACTTGAATCAAAACCTATGATTAAACCCTTTCTCGTGCTTGGAGTCTTCACAAAAATAGTGTAACAAAACTACATTTCTTTCCTTACATTTATGATACTGTTGTTTGATGTTATATCATATAGTAAGCATTTAACAATTGAATTACACATTGACCTTGATCCTGTGAAATTCATGGATATTGCTATCAGACACTTTTTTTATGGCGATCTCGGGAGTGTACTGTGACCTCCTAACATTTCGTATCTCCATATGTTACGGTGTGAGTACAGTTTTCATGGGACCACATATACAAATGAATGTATGTGATTGCAAAATCCAATGTTTCAAACAGAGAGAAACTTTAATATGATTAATAAAAATGTATACTGTCGTTAACAGGGCTCTTCAATAATAATGGATAGTTGTTTGATGCGCGTCTGATGTCTGTTTAATTATGTGGGGACATTATCAAACAACATCTTCTGATTCAGGAAATAATTTACTGAACGACAGTCAATTGACAAAGAGCATGTGTGATTCTACACGCGATTTAACAACAGCCAAAGAGCAGGAATGAATGCTGATCTCGAGCCTTGACCGAACATTTTGGGGTCTATGTTGTTATGGTGGCCAAGATAAATAGCCTACTTCCTGGACAACATTAAATCAAGATTCCTGAGGtatagtgctgagtgattaaccgacatttctattatttttcggtttttaaacaactaattgacattggttcaattatttgaattataTTTTGTTACGTGTTTTTATGTGAGTTCAATTCGCATATTGCACAGTTTCTAGACGTATATCAGATCCAGCCAGAACTGTGTGATGCaaggagttgtagtttccaacaggccaatattgtacatagtttagcgcataaAACGTGCTAATTAACTACAATGGCCATAATCCCTCGGCATCTACTTGTCTGGTCTCTTTTTACTTTGCCTGCTATGAAAGAGGCAGAGTAATGCGCGATCGTGAGGgatatagagagcagctgttgcttcgaGAGGTATAGCTACCTAAAAATGCATGATCTAattgattgatagttggtattcagcagtaaTAAAattatgccttatttactttaaataACTCCAAAATAATGATCTTGACAGACAGCATAAGCAGCAACTCTATATAGATGAAATGATGACTTGGagtgaaataataaagtcatcaaataaatatcaatataatatacacaactgaaatatttgatgaaagtaatgtgaataaatgatggttaataagtgatcagcagtaatgggcagtcactaccatcatgggacttgtattaattgttttattctgcgTTGTTACAGTATTCAACCCACAtgatgcatagtgcatttaatgtttttaaaaatgattGAAACTGAAATCGAAAACCGTCGTTATTTTCTTAGAATCTTACCGAAACTGAGCCGACCTCAAAAAGTACGAATTGCTCAGTAGTACTGAGGTAAGATGACGGTCCGTTTGTTTTCTGAATTAAAACGGAGCAATCTGGAATTTGAAACTTCCATATGTATTTGTTTTTTAATAGAAATGGaaaaataaaaactttttttgttgtttatgCATATAAAGCCCCAAAACAACTTGATATTTCAATGTTCAAATGTGGGTGGGGTAAAGTGTGGAATGCCTGTTCAAGTGCACAGCCAACACTTCCTGTCCTTTCAAAGTAGGTCACTCTTCTAACTCCATTATATGAATCTATGAAAATATGATCTATTAATTAATTGATTAATAGCTTCCCATACGTACCACAGTGCCAATATAAGGTAAGATTAAAACATTTCTGCACTAGATTTAGTGTACATTGATTTATTAATGAACTGCTGTTACTGTAAATAGTTAGCTGACTGATATATCCTGGCTACCTAGCTAACCATTGGTAATCTTATTAAATGATGTTATACAACCAAAACAACAGTATATATTGCTAGACTAGAGATATGCCCTAGCTATAGTTAGTCAGTGGTTGCACATCTAACTAACTGGAATGAAACAAATAGTAGACATGTAAATATATCCTTTCACTGTTTACAGCTTCCCAGACCCTGATCAGCCTGACAGGGTGCCGTGGGTGTGTCCAGTTTACACCTGTAcacatctgtgtgtgtatagcaATGGAATTAAACATCCAACCAATGCCTCAAGTGTCATGTTGCAGGTCCACCACAGACCCCAAGGGTTGTGGGGTCCTGTCCataaacaacccctagcccctacccctaCACTTAAAcatttgtggagatctgagagaatTTGACATTTGAAAGCAATACGGCCAAAATTCCACCAAACCTATCAGAGGGTAAGGTGGAGCTCTCACCATGTCACCACTCATCAatccctctcagatctccacaagtgtctAGACTCTGGGCAGTAGGGACTAGGAGGGGTTTCTGGACAGGCCATGGGGATTATGGTTGCTCAATCAGTCAGTCTGGCACTGTCAAAAACATTTAATAGCTGTCAAATACTTGCTTCTTTTGTCCTTGGGAGATCTCATTTGCATTTCCCAGATTCattgcatcctctctcctcgtctcctcgtcTCCTCCCCTTATCCAATGGGTAttgagaaggaggcaaggagagaggacgTTAGGAAtgaaggaaatgcaattgaggtTCTCCTCTTGTTTCATCCattcctcacctccctctcaaagCACAttggggaagaggagggaaggtTCCTCCGCTCCTGCTCCAATGCACTTTCAAGGAGAGGCAAGGAATGGAGGAAACAAGGACAGAAGAAGCAATAATGTGATGTCTAGTttttacacaaacacacgcacacagcttGAAAAGTTTACTGATAATACGGATTCCATTATTAGTTATTGTCTATGATTTTGTTGACAGAACCCATTGTATTATATTTTTCTACTCGaataaactttaaaaaaaatatagaaatgcTGTTATTTAGCTTTTTCATTCTTCTGGAATGTTTAGCATGGATATACATTAGAGAGAAGTTGACTAAAGCACCAACAGACATGGCTAATAGGCATGACAAAGAAACATGCAATCTCCATGTTTCATGTGACATTTTGAATGACATGTAGATGTTCTGTTGTTGCTAGGAGTTATGGTCTCATTTTCCCTATATAGACTCTTATCCCTGTAACTACAAATGTGAAGCTGCTAGAAAATCATATTTAAATGTATATCAAACCATTTAGAAATGTTGACCCTGATGTCACACATTGGCCCCTTTGTTTATAGAAAGATCCATATGTTCACTACGTACCTGAAAATGACACAGACAAGATGAGGATGATGAGTCCAGCGGCTACAAAGATCATGACTATCATCCTGGAAATGTAGATGAAAAAATCAAGCAAGATCTAGCAAGAACCTTCCAAGTCAATTGAACATCACAATATCCAATGATAAGTTCAACTGACTATGCACTTGTTGGTGATATGAAGCAAAGCTGTTGCTGGCCTCCAACCACCATATTTTTAGAAAGACACATTGAATAGAGGCCTCACCCCCAGAAGATGATCTGTCCAAGGGAGGCCATGGCTCCTTGGTAGCTGTGTCCTTATTTACAGGGTTATGATAGTTCCAGCTGCTCCCTTGACCAGAGTCCACATACAGTACCGTATGATGTGTCGTCTACAGAAGCTACATATGAGATTGACAGAAGCTCCACACCCACCTTAAGGCATTAATGCAATATCAAACATTGAACTCTTCTTGAGTCAATATTGTCACTGTTAGTTACTAGTTacttgtccaaaattgtaatctaacttggattacccaaactcagtaatgtaatctgattactttcagttacttgtgaattactttccccttaagaggcattagaagacaaaaaggaACCATCAAATGTAATTGGTGTGTCATAGTGGTCTTTGACTTGTGTTCAGACTCGCTCAGGAGGAAGAAACTCAAAGTTGCGCCTTTTTTCGATgatgaattgaatgtcattgagaaaacagaaaggtgtcataatgtatatttttttctcacaagcatcctttctgaatttaacagTAATCCAATAAGTAAttatctagtttttcaaaagtatctaatCTGATTACAGTacttttgctggtaacgtaacttaTTACAGTTACAGTGCATCGATGACTTCGTcccaacagtgaccgtacgtacataccccaaccagaagccatggattacaggcaacatctgcactgagctaaagggtagagaagctgctttcaaggagctggactctaacccggaagctgataggaaatcccgctatgccctccgacgaaccatcaaacaggcaaagcatcaatacaggactaagatagaactacaccggctccgacactcgtcggatgtgacaggacttgcaaactattacagactacaaaaggaaggacaggaagggctgcccagtgacacaagcctaccagacaagctaaattacttttatgctcgctttgaggcaagtaacactgaaacatgcatgagagcatcagctgttccggatgactgtgtgatcacactctacatagccgatgtgagtaagacctttaaacaggtcaacattcacaaggccgcagggccagaaagattaccaggacgtgtactctgagcatgcgcagaccaactggcaagtgtcttcactgacattttcaacctgtccctaactgagtctgtaataccaacatgtttcaagcagaccaccatagtccctatgcccaacaacactaaggtaacctgcctaaatgactaccgacccgtagcactcacatctgtagccatgaagtgctttgaaagctggtcatggctcacatcaacaccattatcccataaACGCTAGACccaccaatttgcataccgccccaacagatccatagatgatgcaatctattgCACTCaacgctgccctttcccacctggacaaaagaaacacctatgtgagaatgctattcatttactacagctcaccgttcaacaccatagtgccctcaaagctcatcactaggtcagagacctggccatgtggtgccaggacaacaacctctccctcaacgtgatcacgacaaaggagatgattgtggactacaggaaaaggaggattgaacacacccccattctcatcgacggggctgtagtggagcaggttgagagcttcaagttccttggtgtccacatcaccaacaaactaacatggtccaagcacaccaagacagtcatgaagagggcacgacaaagccttttcctcctcaggagactgaaatcatttggcatgggtcctccgatcctcaaaagtttctacagctgcaccatgtaCATATCTCAATtatctcgactaaccggtgccaccgcacatcgactctgtaccggtaccccctgtatatagcctcactattgtaattttactgctgctgtttaattatttgttaattttattttctattttttacttaatacttatttttcttaaaactgcattgttggttaaaggcttgtaagtaagcatttcactgtaaagtctacacctgttgtattcggcgcatgtgacaattttGGGGGGATTTGATGCAATCACTCCCAAACCCTGGATATATGGATACAATCAGACTTACCCTTGAATCCATAGAAGCATAGGCCTTTGACGAATGTCCATCTCCCTTGGTTTGGGCGAGCAAGTTTTTCCAGGTTGCACTAGTTTAGGCCGCTCTCTTGTCATTTCTGCCTGGACATCACTCCTCCAAGGGTTTCTGGGTCGaccccttcttctttccccctggGGGTTCCATTTCAGGGTGTATACAATCCAACATCACCTCTTTTT belongs to Salmo trutta chromosome 20, fSalTru1.1, whole genome shotgun sequence and includes:
- the LOC115155775 gene encoding V-set domain-containing T-cell activation inhibitor 1 isoform X2, which translates into the protein MASLGQIIFWGMIVMIFVAAGLIILILSVSFSVKGLGGSQGTVDSNNKWPIGNLGEDVILSCKFKTSTNSGELTSQVSITWKKKGLSEVVYNYNKGAVQLTEQNPQFKDRTQLFSDAIGGGNASMLLRNVKMKDEGVYYCSVNAPSGSGTASVNLRVAAFSAPKLKWVNTTLTAEGERWFPKPDVLWLDVNDNILNKSETSFFNNSAGITRFISSLQQITLNDSYTCIIQNHLVKAVSRATIKDIEISTWTFFSFPTAAAPPILLPQRHVLAATTSFFLWIYQLT
- the LOC115155775 gene encoding V-set domain-containing T-cell activation inhibitor 1 isoform X1; translation: MASLGQIIFWGMIVMIFVAAGLIILILSVSFSVKGLGGSQGTVDSNNKWPIGNLGEDVILSCKFKTSTNSGELTSQVSITWKKKGLSEVVYNYNKGAVQLTEQNPQFKDRTQLFSDAIGGGNASMLLRNVKMKDEGVYYCSVNAPSGSGTASVNLRVAAFLKICFISAFSAPKLKWVNTTLTAEGERWFPKPDVLWLDVNDNILNKSETSFFNNSAGITRFISSLQQITLNDSYTCIIQNHLVKAVSRATIKDIEISTWTFFSFPTAAAPPILLPQRHVLAATTSFFLWIYQLT